CGCAGGCCCGGGTCGCGGGTGCACTTGAAGCTGAACAGGGTGTCGTTCCAGTGGTGCACACTGAGGACACGTTCGTGGTTCATGTTGCTCATCTAAGGGGCTCCTGAAGAAAGACGCGGCGCGCGCAAGACGCGCAGTTGCGCGATAGTTTAGGGGCAGCGACAATATCTGTTAACTGAATTATCAAGATATGTGTTATCGGTTATATAGATATGCGATTCACACTCCGTCAACTCCAGGTCTTCGTCGCCGTCGCCCAGCACCAGAGCGTGTCCCGGGCCGCTGGCGTGCTGGCCTTGTCGCAATCGGCCGCCAGCACCTCTATCACCGAGCTGGAGCGGCAATCCAGCTGCCAACTGTTCGACCGCGCAGGCAAGCGCCTGAGCCTGAACGCCCTGGGCCACCAACTGCTGCCCCAGGCCGTCGCCCTGCTCGATCAGGCCAAGGAAATCGAGGACCTGCTCAACGGCAAATCGGGGTTTGGCTCGTTGGCGGTCGGCGCCACCCTGACCATCGGCAATTACCTGGCCACCCTGCTGATCGGCAGCTTCATGCAGGTGCACCCGGAAAGCCAAGTCAAGCTGCACGTGCAGAACACCGCGCATATCGTGCATCAGGTTGCCCACTACGAAATTGACCTGGGTCTAATCGAAGGCGATTGCAACCATCCCGACCTCGAAGTGCAGCCTTGGGTGGAGGATGAACTGGTGGTGTTCTGCGCCCCACAGCATCCATTGGCCAAGGTCGGCCACGCCGGCATGGAGCAACTCGCCAATGAAGCGTGGATTCTTCGTGAACAGGGATCAGGCACCCGGCTGACCTTCGACCAAGCCATGCGCCATCACCGCGCCAACCTGAACATCCGCCTGGAACTGGAGCACACCGAAGCGATCAAGCGCGCGGTCGAGTCAGGCCTGGGGATTGGTTGCATCTCGCGCCTGGCGCTGCGTGACGCCTTCCGACGCGGCAGCCTGGTGCCGGTGGAAACCCCGGCACTGGACCTGTTGCGGCAGTTCTACTTCATCTGGCACAAGCAGAAGTACCAGACCTCAGCCATGCGCGAATTTCTTGAGTTGTGCCGTAGCTTCACAGCAGGTGTACGGCGCAGTGACGAAATCGTCCTGCCACCGATCGCCTGAGCACTAGCCCAGCAGGATCACGCCCCAGACCACGGCCACCATGCTCATGGCCACCAGTTGCGCGGCGCTA
This genomic stretch from Pseudomonas entomophila L48 harbors:
- a CDS encoding LysR family transcriptional regulator; translated protein: MRFTLRQLQVFVAVAQHQSVSRAAGVLALSQSAASTSITELERQSSCQLFDRAGKRLSLNALGHQLLPQAVALLDQAKEIEDLLNGKSGFGSLAVGATLTIGNYLATLLIGSFMQVHPESQVKLHVQNTAHIVHQVAHYEIDLGLIEGDCNHPDLEVQPWVEDELVVFCAPQHPLAKVGHAGMEQLANEAWILREQGSGTRLTFDQAMRHHRANLNIRLELEHTEAIKRAVESGLGIGCISRLALRDAFRRGSLVPVETPALDLLRQFYFIWHKQKYQTSAMREFLELCRSFTAGVRRSDEIVLPPIA